In Desulfuromonas sp. KJ2020, a single window of DNA contains:
- a CDS encoding thrombospondin type 3 repeat-containing protein gives MKWFFCLLLLGFGLILPADGQCSSQKGAFTGSLMAGGYFPDGGRHTSDSGLYGIKLGYTLTGRSLIQTLALEVDLSRIEGSSDKDSEPGYGGRLDVLYPLRQAGDFRPFLALGAGVLDPPGSMGADFSVAYGGGVVYRLSPLFGLRADVRHLLPMTTDRYNDFSASLGVAIRLSGSETEQKRLPKDADKDGVPDGRDRCPDTPRALSVDRHGCPDNPPDSDGDGVADYLDSCAGTPEGASVDAKGCLKDSDGDGVPDTEDMCPENPPGLPVDERGCVRLD, from the coding sequence ATGAAATGGTTTTTCTGCCTTCTGCTGCTCGGCTTCGGGTTAATTCTTCCGGCGGATGGGCAGTGCTCCAGCCAAAAGGGGGCGTTCACCGGGAGTCTTATGGCTGGTGGGTATTTCCCTGATGGCGGCCGCCATACAAGCGATTCAGGTCTTTACGGAATCAAGCTGGGCTATACGTTAACCGGACGCTCCCTTATTCAGACGCTGGCTCTGGAGGTTGACCTCTCTCGGATTGAAGGGAGTTCGGACAAAGACAGTGAGCCGGGGTATGGGGGGCGTCTCGATGTTCTCTATCCGTTGCGCCAGGCGGGGGATTTTCGTCCTTTTCTGGCCTTGGGAGCCGGAGTGCTCGATCCCCCTGGTTCCATGGGGGCCGATTTTAGCGTAGCGTACGGGGGTGGGGTTGTTTACCGGCTCAGCCCTTTATTCGGACTGCGGGCCGATGTGCGGCATCTTCTGCCCATGACAACGGACCGCTACAATGATTTTAGTGCTAGCCTCGGGGTGGCGATTCGCTTAAGCGGGTCAGAGACTGAACAAAAAAGACTCCCCAAAGACGCCGACAAGGATGGCGTACCGGATGGCCGGGACCGCTGCCCCGATACACCTCGTGCTCTTTCGGTAGATCGCCACGGATGTCCGGATAACCCCCCCGACAGCGATGGCGACGGTGTCGCGGATTATCTCGACAGTTGTGCTGGCACGCCGGAGGGCGCTTCCGTTGATGCGAAAGGCTGCCTGAAAGACAGCGATGGTGATGGTGTCCCCGACACGGAGGATATGTGCCCGGAAAATCCCCCGGGTTTGCCAGTCGACGAACGTGGCTGCGTTCGTCTCGATTGA